One Rosa chinensis cultivar Old Blush chromosome 5, RchiOBHm-V2, whole genome shotgun sequence genomic region harbors:
- the LOC112164367 gene encoding uncharacterized protein LOC112164367, giving the protein MKAFLWAKDVVVWAVIESGWEHPTKTEKVDTKEIGEGSSTVEAKVKKPMSEWTIDENTKSTNNQKALNSIFTSVSSDKFQLISHCYSAKQAWDILQVTHEGTTAVRESKLQQLIQQFENMKMGDDDKFADFYARLSVVVNGCFNLGDPIPQHRIVKKILRSLPMKYHSKKIAIQESKDLNNYNMQELIGNLTTYDEMKSKSIALKVKKDIEDKSTDEEDADEDEIDLVTRKFRKFLKDRKSKRSESRFVSSSKNTRIKEKPGNKVLRFERAHEKRNNNAPKCFACEGFGHIASECANTLKKSKNKRNKAMNVTWSDSEDDSMLDSDSEVVALVGLTTISDGSEVEEFDLEEVMQHYIMLSEASKELKKRNLELSNEVENLKTDVSRTEAGFQSQLEAGDAVRKSLVEDFQSLQQKYQERCDKVEELKTEKACLLYELEQMKTKAGCDSSSGEKLENILMIGKKFGDKRGLGYDAESSSKGEHVTKFVKSSDHSSSQSTFPVLEEPRPMLKNFVPVCHHCGKRGHIRPRCNQLRKNSWSDKKPLMNKKKEYLQEKLEFLLKEVNKIARFVSVPFSPMPKMKQVWIRKESHLSKLPHTGLMDGYLDAQFPKKARLPRYYTFHTLITVRIDDGQTFDEARSKPPLFESENSWFPQLPSIWD; this is encoded by the exons ATGAAAGCTTTTTTGTGGGCAAAGGATGTAGTTGTATGGGCTGTTATTGAAAGTGGTTGGGAGCATCCAACTAAGACTGAAAAAGTTGACACAAAAGAGATTGGAGAGGGCAGTTCTACTGTTGAAGCCAAAGTTAAGAAGCCGATGAGTGAATGGACTATAGATGAGAACACCAAGAGTACAAATAATCAGAAAGCATTAAACTCTATCTTCACATCGGTATCCTCTGATAAATTTCAACTTATTTCTCATTGTTACTCTGCAAAGCAAGCATGGGATATTCTCCAAGTTACTCATGAAGGCACTACAGCTGTTCGAGAATCCAAGCTTCAGCAACTTATCCAGCAATTTGAAAATATGAAGATGGGTGATGATGACAAGTTTGCTGATTTCTATGCTAGGCTCAgtgttgttgtgaatggttgTTTCAACTTAGGAGATCCCATACCTCAGCACAGAATAGTCAAGAAAATACTCAGGTCTCTTCCTATGAAATATCATTCCAAGAAGATAGCCATTCAAGAGTCGAAGGACCTGAATAACTATAATATGCAAGAATTGATTGGAAACTTAACCACATATGATGAAATGAAGAGCAAAAGCATAGCTCTTAAAGTGAAGAAAGACATTGAAGATAAGTCAACAGATGAAGAGGATGCTGATGAAGATGAAATTGATCTTGTCAcaagaaaattcagaaaatttctcaaggataggaaatccaaaagaagTGAATCAAGGTTTGTCTCAAGCTCcaagaatacaagaataaaagaaaagccgGGTAATAAGGTTTTAAGGTTTGAAAGAGCacatgaaaaaagaaacaacaatgCTCCAAAGTGTTTTGCATGTGAAGGGTTTGGTCACATTGCATCTGAGTGTGCAAATACCTTGAAGAAGTCCAAGAATAAACGGAATAAAGCAATGAATGTTACTTGGAGTGACAGTGAAGATGACTCTATGCTTGATAGTGATTCTGAAGTGGTGGCCTTGGTAGGATTAACGACTATTAGTGATGGGTCTGAAGTTGAAGAATTTGATCTTGAGGAAGTAATGCAACACTATATCATGTTGTCTGAGGCTtcaaaagaattgaagaaaagaaatttagaGTTGAGTAATGAAGTTGAGAACTTGAAGACTGATGTCAGTAGGACTGAAGCTGGATTTCAATCCCAATTGGAGGCAGGTGATGCAGTAAGAAAGTCTCTTGTGGAGGACTTTCAGTCCCTTCAACAAAAGTACCAAGAGAGATGTGACAAAGTTGAGGAGCTTAAAACTGAAAAGGCTTGTCTGTTATATGAGCTTGAGCAAATGAAAACCAAGGCTGGATGTGATTCTTCAAGTGGTGAAAAGTTGGAAAATATTCTAATGATTGGTAAAAAATTTGGAGATAAACGTGGCCTGGGATATGATGCTGAAAGTTCATCCAAAGGAGAGCATGTCACCAAGTTTGTAAAAAGCTCTGATCATTCCTCATCACAATCTACTTTCCCTGTGCTTGAAGAACCAAGACCAATGTTGAAGAATTTTGTGCCTGTGTGTCATCATTGTGGAAAGCGAGGACATATAAGACCGAGGTGCAATCAACTAAGAAAAAATTCTTGGAGTGACAAGAAGCCACTcatgaacaaaaagaaagaatatcttCAAGAAAAGCTGGAATTTCTTTTGAAAGAAGTAAACAAGATAGCAAGATTtgtttcagttccattctcacctATGCCCAAGATGAAGCAAGTCTGGATACGAAAAGAGTCTCATCTTTCTAAGCTTCCACATACAG GATTAATGGATGGATATTTGGATGCTCAATTTCCAAAGAAAGCTAGGTTGCCGag GTACTATACATTTCATACACTCATAACAGTAAGGATTGATGATGGCCAGACATTTGATGAAGCCAGAAGCAAACCTCCTCTTTTTGAGAGTGAAAATTCATGGTTTCCTCAGCTTCCTTCAATATGGGATTAA